The following proteins are co-located in the Rippkaea orientalis PCC 8801 genome:
- a CDS encoding HAD hydrolase-like protein has translation MTVKVIVFDFDGTLADTYETFVEIANSLSGEFGYKPINLEEQQKLKHLSARDIIKQSEIPPLKIPFILRRVKSELNNKIHHLKPISNIPSSLKQLKERGYLLGIITSNIQENVKDFLDNNGLTNLFDFVYSGTALFGKDKVINKLLKERKLRNTEVIYVGDETRDIQSAKKSQVSVIAVAWGFNSPEILAEYQPDFLIYHPEELIEVIENCQESFTQVL, from the coding sequence ATGACAGTTAAGGTAATTGTTTTTGATTTTGATGGCACACTAGCCGATACTTACGAAACTTTTGTCGAGATTGCTAATAGTTTATCAGGAGAATTTGGCTATAAACCAATTAATTTAGAAGAACAACAGAAACTCAAGCATTTAAGTGCTAGGGATATTATTAAACAGTCAGAAATTCCTCCCTTGAAAATTCCGTTTATTTTAAGGCGAGTTAAATCTGAGTTGAATAACAAAATTCATCATCTAAAACCGATTTCTAATATTCCCTCCTCTCTCAAGCAACTAAAAGAAAGAGGGTATTTGTTGGGAATTATTACGTCAAATATTCAAGAAAATGTCAAGGATTTTCTAGACAACAATGGGTTAACGAATTTATTTGATTTTGTTTATTCTGGAACTGCTTTATTTGGCAAAGATAAGGTGATTAATAAACTTCTCAAAGAACGAAAATTAAGGAATACTGAAGTTATTTATGTAGGAGATGAAACTAGAGATATTCAGTCAGCAAAGAAAAGCCAAGTTAGTGTCATTGCAGTAGCCTGGGGATTTAATTCCCCAGAAATTCTGGCTGAATATCAGCCAGATTTTTTGATTTATCACCCAGAGGAATTAATTGAAGTCATCGAAAATTGCCAAGAAAGTTTTACACAGGTACTTTAG
- a CDS encoding MAPEG family protein: MNNPVPISTLFIGLNGFIGFALSYIVVMERTRTRVWHGESEADTSNQQNYLENPSKWAAFVESYTQKLVATKTSDDGVLQRKVRAFGNFMEYVPLALLFILTLEFMNSQVWLLWLLGSALTVGRVAHGWGVIKTYGPSPGRAIGFFLTWFVYLVGAGACVLYGTIGVLQ; this comes from the coding sequence ATGAACAATCCTGTTCCTATTTCGACACTTTTCATTGGACTCAATGGATTCATCGGATTCGCCTTGTCTTACATTGTGGTGATGGAGCGGACAAGAACTAGAGTTTGGCATGGAGAATCAGAAGCCGATACCTCAAATCAGCAAAATTACCTTGAAAATCCGAGTAAATGGGCAGCATTTGTTGAAAGCTACACTCAGAAATTAGTTGCCACTAAAACCAGTGATGATGGGGTGTTGCAGCGCAAAGTAAGAGCGTTCGGGAATTTCATGGAATATGTTCCCCTAGCATTACTGTTCATCCTAACGCTTGAGTTCATGAATTCGCAGGTCTGGTTGTTATGGCTTTTGGGAAGTGCGCTCACAGTCGGTCGTGTTGCTCATGGGTGGGGGGTAATAAAAACCTATGGACCCTCACCAGGTCGTGCTATTGGTTTTTTTCTGACCTGGTTTGTCTATTTGGTGGGTGCTGGTGCTTGCGTTCTTTATGGTACTATTGGAGTATTACAGTAG
- a CDS encoding response regulator — protein MANHKILVIDDSKVIRMRVRDMLPEGNFEVLEAKDGVEGYNLICSEKPNLIMLDFLLPKKSGWEVYQDIQKEYELKAIPLVLMSGRKEEVVEKIPEPFEFFSFVEKPFEQKQLVDAIRDAMAKAKKHPKPADTNGNSQQNGAISGDTASMAAEIESLRQQMAKMQGEIDGLKAQLSQLVRFIKQKF, from the coding sequence GTGGCAAATCACAAAATCCTTGTAATTGATGACAGTAAGGTTATTCGGATGCGAGTTCGAGATATGTTACCCGAAGGTAATTTTGAAGTCCTCGAAGCAAAAGATGGCGTTGAAGGATACAACCTAATTTGTAGCGAAAAACCTAACTTAATCATGTTAGATTTCCTCTTACCGAAAAAGAGTGGTTGGGAAGTCTATCAAGATATTCAAAAAGAGTATGAACTCAAGGCAATTCCTTTAGTCCTGATGTCAGGAAGAAAAGAAGAAGTCGTTGAGAAAATCCCTGAACCCTTTGAGTTTTTCTCCTTTGTAGAAAAACCCTTTGAACAAAAGCAATTAGTCGATGCGATTCGAGATGCGATGGCTAAGGCTAAAAAGCATCCTAAACCAGCGGACACCAATGGAAATAGCCAGCAAAATGGCGCAATTTCTGGAGATACCGCTTCTATGGCTGCTGAAATTGAATCTCTGCGTCAGCAAATGGCTAAAATGCAAGGAGAAATTGATGGACTTAAGGCACAATTATCTCAGCTTGTTCGCTTTATTAAACAGAAATTTTAG
- a CDS encoding REP-associated tyrosine transposase, protein MSNYRRLYIPGGTYFFTLVTYKRTPYFANSDNIIKLRQAVATVKYEMPFNILGAVILPDHLHFLWTLPPEDNNYSKRIGLIKASFTKLFRGNNTLPDTVSISRQKHRESDVWQRRFWEHTLQDESELEIYLNYIHYNPVKHGLVACPHLWLYSSFHTWVQKDSYSSNWGCICQGQFKNIDNFDELKDYVGE, encoded by the coding sequence ATGTCTAATTATCGCCGTCTTTATATCCCTGGTGGGACTTATTTTTTTACCCTTGTCACCTATAAACGAACGCCTTATTTTGCCAATTCAGATAATATTATTAAACTGCGTCAAGCAGTAGCAACTGTAAAATATGAAATGCCCTTTAATATTCTTGGTGCAGTTATTTTACCTGATCATCTTCACTTTCTTTGGACATTACCACCTGAAGATAACAATTATTCTAAACGAATTGGACTCATTAAAGCAAGCTTTACTAAATTATTCCGAGGGAATAATACTTTACCTGATACTGTTTCTATTTCTCGACAAAAACATCGTGAAAGTGATGTATGGCAGCGACGTTTTTGGGAACATACCCTACAAGATGAATCAGAATTAGAAATTTATTTGAATTATATTCATTATAATCCCGTTAAACATGGTTTAGTTGCTTGTCCTCATTTATGGTTATATTCCAGTTTCCATACTTGGGTACAAAAAGACAGTTATTCCTCTAATTGGGGGTGTATTTGTCAGGGACAATTCAAGAATATTGATAATTTTGATGAACTTAAAGATTATGTAGGTGAATAA
- the bchB gene encoding ferredoxin:protochlorophyllide reductase (ATP-dependent) subunit B codes for MKLAYWMYAGPAHIGTLRIASSFKNVHAIMHAPLGDDYFNVMRSMLERERDFTPVTASIVDRNVLARGSQEKVVDNIVRKDGEENPDLIVLTPTCTSSILQEDLANFVDRAQMDAKGDVMLADVNHYRYNELQAADRTLHQIVKFYLEKAQKKGELPQRKTEKPSVNIIGISTLGFHNQHDCTELKRLMADLGIEVNEVIPEGASVHNLKNLPKAWFNLVPYRELGLATAGYLEEQFGMSYVDITPMGVVETARCIRKIQQLINAQGAEVDYEEFIKEQTLYVSQAAWFSRSIDCQNLTGKKAVVFGDNTHAAAITKILAREMGIHVVLAGTYCKYDADWFREQVSEYCDEVLISDDNAAIGDAIARLEPSAIFGTQMERHVGKRLDIPCGVIASPIHIQNFPIGYKPFCGYEGTNQITDLIYNSFTLGMEDHLLEIFGGHDTKEVITKGISADSDLNWNKEAQAELNKVPGFVRGKVKRNTEKFARERGFSVITLEVMYAAKEAVGA; via the coding sequence ATGAAACTCGCTTACTGGATGTATGCAGGTCCTGCACACATTGGAACCCTAAGAATTGCCAGTTCCTTCAAAAACGTCCACGCGATTATGCACGCACCCCTTGGTGATGATTATTTTAACGTAATGCGGTCTATGTTGGAACGAGAAAGGGATTTTACCCCTGTGACTGCTAGTATTGTAGATCGTAACGTTTTGGCGCGGGGTTCTCAAGAGAAAGTTGTGGATAATATTGTTCGCAAAGATGGGGAAGAAAACCCCGATTTAATCGTTTTAACCCCAACTTGTACCTCTAGTATTTTACAGGAAGATTTAGCCAATTTTGTAGACCGCGCCCAAATGGATGCCAAAGGGGATGTCATGTTAGCGGATGTTAATCATTATCGCTATAATGAGCTCCAAGCAGCAGACCGAACCCTGCATCAAATTGTTAAATTTTATCTCGAAAAAGCCCAGAAAAAAGGAGAATTACCTCAAAGAAAAACGGAGAAACCTTCAGTTAATATTATTGGAATTTCTACCCTAGGTTTCCATAACCAACATGACTGTACTGAATTGAAGCGGTTAATGGCTGATTTGGGAATTGAAGTGAATGAAGTCATCCCCGAAGGTGCATCGGTTCATAACCTAAAAAATCTTCCTAAAGCGTGGTTTAATTTAGTTCCTTATCGGGAATTAGGGTTAGCAACTGCGGGTTATTTAGAGGAACAATTTGGGATGTCTTATGTGGATATTACTCCGATGGGAGTAGTGGAAACTGCGCGGTGTATTCGCAAAATTCAACAGCTAATTAATGCTCAAGGTGCAGAGGTTGATTACGAGGAATTTATTAAGGAACAAACTTTGTATGTTTCCCAAGCTGCTTGGTTTTCTCGTTCCATTGACTGTCAGAATTTAACGGGTAAGAAAGCGGTGGTGTTTGGGGATAATACCCATGCAGCAGCAATAACAAAAATTTTAGCGCGGGAGATGGGTATTCATGTGGTTTTAGCGGGAACTTATTGTAAGTATGATGCGGACTGGTTCAGGGAACAAGTGAGTGAATATTGCGATGAAGTTCTCATTAGTGATGATAACGCAGCAATTGGCGATGCGATCGCCCGTCTGGAACCTTCTGCTATTTTTGGAACGCAAATGGAACGTCATGTCGGTAAGCGTTTAGATATTCCTTGCGGGGTAATTGCTTCTCCTATTCATATCCAAAATTTCCCCATTGGATATAAACCTTTTTGCGGATATGAAGGCACAAATCAGATTACGGATTTGATCTATAATTCCTTTACTTTGGGAATGGAAGATCATCTCTTAGAAATCTTTGGAGGACACGATACCAAGGAAGTGATTACTAAGGGAATTTCGGCTGATTCTGATTTGAATTGGAATAAAGAAGCACAAGCAGAATTAAATAAAGTTCCTGGTTTTGTGCGGGGTAAAGTGAAGCGTAATACCGAAAAATTTGCTCGTGAACGCGGATTTTCTGTCATTACCCTTGAGGTAATGTATGCTGCCAAAGAAGCGGTAGGTGCTTAA
- a CDS encoding malic enzyme-like NAD(P)-binding protein, producing MTNLNPNASYSLALTIELPNIAGTLANVTQAIAGAKGSLGQISLIEHTRKITQREITVDASSEEHAEKIVSAVREIPNVKILKVSDRTFDLHRKGKITINSRIPLKSQAELAMAYTPGVGRICKAIHRDRQEVFNLTIKQNTVAVVTDGSAVLGLGNLGPEAALPVMEGKAMLFKEFADIDAFPICLATQDTEEIIQTVKRIAPVFGGVNLEDISAPRCFEIEKRLRQELDIPVFHDDQHGTAIVSLAALINALKLVQKPLEGVRIVINGAGAAGIAIAALLRSAGATTIWLCDSQGIVSLSRTDLNAQKREFAVKAEGSLADAMRGADIFLGVSAPGVVTPEMVKSMAKDPIVFAMANPIPEIQPELVMDHVAVMATGRSDYPNQINNVLAFPGIFRGALDCHAKTITEHMYLEAAKAIASLVSSSQLDPEHIIPSVFDPRVSSAVAGAVQLAARQDGVAVE from the coding sequence ATGACAAATCTTAACCCGAATGCTAGTTATAGTTTAGCCCTCACCATTGAACTGCCTAATATTGCCGGAACCTTGGCTAATGTGACCCAAGCGATCGCGGGAGCTAAGGGCAGTTTAGGGCAAATTTCTTTGATCGAACACACCCGCAAAATTACCCAACGGGAAATTACCGTAGATGCGTCAAGCGAAGAACACGCAGAGAAAATTGTATCCGCCGTGCGGGAAATTCCCAACGTCAAGATCCTCAAGGTGTCCGATCGCACCTTTGACCTGCACCGCAAGGGGAAAATTACCATTAACAGCCGTATTCCCCTAAAATCTCAAGCCGAGTTGGCCATGGCCTATACGCCAGGGGTCGGACGTATTTGTAAAGCCATTCACCGCGATCGCCAAGAAGTCTTTAACCTGACTATTAAACAGAATACCGTGGCGGTTGTCACCGATGGCAGTGCGGTGCTAGGGTTAGGCAATTTAGGACCAGAGGCGGCTCTCCCGGTGATGGAAGGGAAAGCCATGTTATTTAAGGAATTTGCCGATATTGACGCTTTTCCCATCTGTTTAGCCACCCAAGACACAGAAGAAATTATTCAGACGGTTAAGCGCATTGCGCCTGTGTTTGGTGGGGTGAATTTGGAGGATATTTCGGCTCCCCGTTGCTTTGAGATTGAAAAACGGCTGCGTCAGGAGTTGGATATTCCTGTTTTCCACGATGATCAGCACGGAACCGCTATCGTGAGTCTAGCAGCGTTAATAAATGCCCTGAAACTTGTCCAGAAACCCCTAGAAGGCGTGCGAATTGTTATTAATGGAGCGGGGGCTGCGGGGATAGCGATCGCGGCTTTATTACGCAGTGCAGGGGCAACGACGATTTGGTTATGCGACTCCCAAGGCATTGTTTCTTTATCCCGTACGGACTTAAATGCCCAAAAACGCGAATTTGCGGTCAAAGCAGAGGGATCGTTGGCCGATGCGATGCGGGGTGCTGATATCTTTTTAGGGGTTAGTGCGCCCGGGGTGGTAACACCGGAAATGGTCAAATCTATGGCTAAAGATCCTATTGTCTTTGCCATGGCTAACCCTATTCCCGAAATTCAGCCAGAACTGGTTATGGATCATGTAGCGGTGATGGCGACGGGTCGTAGTGACTATCCTAACCAGATTAACAATGTTTTGGCGTTTCCTGGGATTTTTCGCGGAGCCCTCGACTGTCATGCCAAAACGATCACCGAACATATGTATTTAGAGGCCGCTAAAGCGATCGCCTCTTTGGTGAGTAGCAGTCAGCTTGATCCCGAACATATTATCCCCTCAGTGTTCGATCCGAGGGTTTCTTCTGCGGTTGCGGGGGCAGTTCAACTCGCTGCAAGACAGGATGGAGTCGCGGTTGAATAA
- a CDS encoding NAD(P)(+) transhydrogenase (Re/Si-specific) subunit beta — MNDTLCTNVLSGLTTGIELTYLTAAALFIVGLKELGSPATARRGNIIAAVGMLLAMVATLLNQSVLNYEMILVAIIIGSIVGAITAQKVAMTDMPQMVGIFNGLGGAASALVAVGEFWRLLEAGGPIPFDATFIAILGVLIGGVTLTGSFLAFAKLQGLVSGSPVTFPLQQPFNATLFLSFVVGSVYLCLNPANPAIFFALVGISLVFGVLFVLPIGGGDMPVVISLLNSFSGLAASAAGFILMNNMLIVAGALVGASGIILTEIMCKAMNRSLLSVLFGAFGGASTASGGGSGSIGDKTIHSIDPEEGAMMLGYARSVVIVPGYGMAVAQAQHTVRDLANQLEKMGVEVKYAIHPVAGRMPGHMNVLLAEANVPYNQLYDMEDINPEFERTDVALVIGANDVVNPAARSDKSSPIYGMPILEVDKAHHTIVIKRGMSAGFAGVENDLFYDDKTVMLFGSAQEVVSKLVSEVKQL, encoded by the coding sequence ATGAACGATACCTTATGTACTAATGTACTGTCGGGCTTAACCACAGGCATTGAATTAACCTATTTAACTGCCGCTGCCCTCTTTATTGTTGGCTTAAAAGAATTAGGCTCCCCCGCGACTGCCCGTCGGGGTAACATCATCGCTGCTGTGGGGATGTTGTTGGCGATGGTTGCTACCCTGCTGAACCAGTCCGTCCTCAACTACGAAATGATCTTAGTGGCGATTATCATTGGCTCTATTGTTGGAGCGATCACCGCCCAAAAAGTCGCCATGACCGATATGCCCCAAATGGTCGGGATCTTCAACGGGTTAGGGGGTGCAGCCAGTGCCCTCGTTGCCGTTGGGGAATTTTGGCGGTTATTAGAAGCTGGTGGACCCATTCCCTTCGATGCGACCTTTATCGCCATTTTAGGGGTCTTAATTGGCGGTGTCACCCTCACAGGCAGTTTCTTAGCCTTTGCCAAATTACAAGGGTTAGTTAGTGGTTCTCCCGTGACCTTCCCCCTACAACAGCCCTTTAATGCCACCCTATTCCTCAGCTTTGTGGTGGGTAGTGTTTATCTGTGCTTAAACCCCGCTAACCCCGCTATTTTCTTCGCTTTAGTTGGTATTTCTCTTGTCTTCGGAGTATTATTCGTTCTCCCTATCGGTGGGGGTGATATGCCCGTGGTTATTTCCCTGTTAAACTCCTTTTCGGGGTTAGCAGCGAGTGCCGCCGGGTTCATCCTGATGAACAATATGCTCATCGTAGCAGGAGCTTTAGTTGGAGCATCGGGTATTATCCTGACCGAGATCATGTGTAAAGCAATGAACCGCTCTCTCTTAAGTGTACTCTTTGGAGCCTTTGGCGGTGCAAGTACAGCTAGTGGTGGCGGTTCGGGTAGTATTGGTGATAAAACCATTCACTCCATCGATCCCGAAGAAGGCGCAATGATGTTAGGGTATGCCCGTTCTGTGGTGATTGTACCAGGATACGGGATGGCAGTGGCTCAAGCACAGCACACCGTCCGCGACTTAGCCAACCAACTCGAAAAAATGGGGGTAGAGGTTAAATACGCTATCCATCCCGTTGCGGGAAGAATGCCAGGACACATGAATGTCTTGTTAGCTGAAGCGAATGTCCCCTATAACCAGCTATACGACATGGAAGACATTAACCCCGAATTTGAGCGTACCGATGTCGCTTTGGTCATCGGTGCCAATGACGTAGTTAACCCCGCAGCGCGTAGCGATAAAAGTAGCCCCATCTACGGAATGCCCATCCTAGAAGTGGATAAAGCCCACCATACCATTGTGATTAAACGGGGGATGAGTGCGGGGTTTGCTGGGGTGGAAAATGACCTCTTCTACGACGACAAGACTGTTATGCTCTTTGGTAGTGCCCAAGAAGTTGTTTCTAAGTTAGTGTCTGAAGTCAAGCAACTCTAA
- a CDS encoding NAD(P) transhydrogenase subunit alpha, whose protein sequence is MTTGLLIGLVVFVLASFVGFEVINKVPPTLHTPLMSGANAISGIAVVGALLIAGPKEWNLTVILGLIAVILAMINVVGGFLVTDRMLQMFKKKGA, encoded by the coding sequence ATGACCACAGGATTGTTAATTGGTTTAGTTGTATTCGTACTTGCTTCCTTTGTGGGGTTCGAGGTCATTAATAAAGTGCCTCCCACCCTGCACACCCCCCTAATGTCGGGAGCGAACGCTATTTCTGGTATTGCGGTTGTCGGAGCCCTGCTCATTGCCGGACCAAAAGAATGGAATCTTACCGTTATTTTAGGCTTAATTGCCGTTATTCTCGCCATGATTAACGTTGTTGGCGGCTTTTTAGTCACTGACCGGATGTTGCAGATGTTCAAGAAAAAGGGAGCCTAG
- a CDS encoding Re/Si-specific NAD(P)(+) transhydrogenase subunit alpha: protein MIKIAVPKESELGELRVALVPDTVSRFIKLGFEVLVQSGAGLGAHFTDGDYQAAGAQIISSADQLWTEADLLLKVAPPGEQNGQQEMDWLKPGAVLISFLDPLGNPEKIQALAQRQITAFSMELIPRTSRAQSMDALSSQASIAGYKAALLAAASLPRMFPMMTTAAGTIPPAKVLVIGAGVAGLQAIATAKRLGAVVEAFDVRPAVKEEVQSLGAKFVEIPIEEDTATKGGYAKEVSQNTQERIRQVLTEHVKKSNVVITTAQVQGKRAPIIVTEEMVAEMDSGSVIVDIAADRGGNCACTEPGKDICYNGVHVIGPLNLPATLPVDASQVYAKNLLTLVKYLVKDGEFQLNFEDDIISEACVTYDGQLRNARVKEALSRLVNA from the coding sequence ATGATCAAAATTGCTGTTCCGAAAGAAAGTGAACTAGGAGAATTGCGAGTAGCCCTAGTTCCCGATACTGTCTCCCGCTTCATCAAGTTAGGGTTTGAGGTATTGGTTCAGTCAGGAGCAGGACTCGGAGCCCATTTTACCGATGGAGACTACCAAGCAGCCGGAGCCCAAATTATCAGTTCTGCTGACCAACTCTGGACAGAAGCGGATCTGCTGTTAAAAGTTGCCCCTCCAGGGGAACAAAATGGACAACAAGAAATGGACTGGCTCAAACCCGGAGCCGTCCTCATTAGTTTTCTTGATCCCTTGGGCAACCCCGAAAAAATCCAAGCCTTAGCGCAACGGCAAATTACCGCCTTTAGCATGGAATTGATCCCCCGTACCAGTCGAGCCCAAAGCATGGATGCGCTGTCATCTCAAGCGAGCATCGCGGGTTATAAAGCTGCCCTACTGGCTGCGGCTTCCTTACCCCGGATGTTCCCCATGATGACAACGGCGGCTGGAACCATTCCCCCGGCCAAAGTCCTAGTGATCGGAGCAGGGGTTGCGGGCTTACAGGCGATCGCCACCGCAAAACGCTTAGGAGCCGTCGTAGAAGCCTTTGACGTGCGGCCGGCGGTCAAAGAAGAAGTCCAAAGTTTAGGGGCAAAATTCGTCGAAATTCCCATCGAAGAAGACACCGCCACCAAGGGAGGTTACGCCAAAGAAGTTAGCCAAAACACCCAAGAACGCATCCGTCAAGTCCTGACAGAGCACGTTAAAAAATCCAATGTGGTAATCACCACTGCCCAAGTGCAAGGAAAACGCGCTCCCATCATCGTTACTGAAGAAATGGTGGCAGAAATGGATAGCGGCTCGGTGATCGTTGATATTGCTGCTGATCGCGGCGGCAACTGCGCCTGTACCGAACCAGGCAAAGATATTTGCTACAACGGAGTCCACGTTATCGGCCCCTTGAACCTACCCGCGACCCTTCCCGTCGATGCCAGCCAAGTCTATGCCAAAAACCTCCTGACTTTAGTCAAATATTTGGTCAAAGACGGCGAATTTCAATTGAATTTTGAAGATGACATCATCAGTGAAGCTTGCGTTACCTACGATGGACAACTGCGCAATGCCAGAGTAAAAGAAGCCCTCTCTCGGTTAGTCAACGCCTAA
- a CDS encoding DUF433 domain-containing protein: MINASQKGQLDLRNKLNLHLERIEPDDSGLAIKLYPFTRPHEENNPKIVVIDPRIAFGRLVIANTGIPTSILKERFHAGDTIEDLAYDYGCDLLSIQEAIRCELPNAA; this comes from the coding sequence TTGATCAATGCTTCTCAAAAAGGGCAATTAGACTTACGAAATAAGCTTAATCTCCATCTCGAAAGAATAGAACCTGATGATAGTGGGTTAGCTATTAAACTTTATCCTTTTACTCGCCCCCATGAAGAAAATAATCCTAAAATTGTAGTGATAGATCCCCGTATTGCTTTTGGTCGATTAGTTATTGCTAATACAGGAATACCAACTAGCATCCTCAAAGAACGGTTTCACGCAGGAGATACTATTGAGGATTTGGCTTATGATTATGGTTGCGATCTTTTATCTATTCAAGAAGCCATTCGCTGTGAATTGCCTAATGCTGCTTAA
- a CDS encoding aldo/keto reductase, with protein sequence MRYKRFGKTNLNLSVFSLGTMRCLASEEIFGDTIKQAIASGINHIETAKGYGKSEYYLGRVLKEDLIRENLYITTKLPPTANADQMRQWIDESLEKLQLDYLDCLAIHGINTWDHLDYITQPKGCWPALQEALNNGKVHHLGFSTHGSLDLILAAIKTDLFEFVNLHYYYFFQRHEPAIALASEKDLGIFIISPGDKGGNLYTPPETLKNLCQPFSPLELTYRVLLCDRRITTLSMGPANPQELTDPLSVADNDSLLTIEEKQALERLETHLESVLGSDRCHQCYQCLPCPESINIPEILRLRNLAIAYDMTEFAQYRYRMFENAGHWFPGRKGNHCTECGECLPRCPQQLKIPQLLNDTHQRLNGSTRRRLWE encoded by the coding sequence ATGCGATACAAAAGGTTTGGAAAAACCAACTTAAACTTATCAGTTTTCTCCCTAGGAACCATGCGCTGTCTTGCTTCTGAGGAGATATTTGGAGATACGATAAAACAGGCGATCGCCTCTGGAATAAACCATATTGAAACCGCCAAAGGTTACGGAAAAAGTGAATATTATTTAGGAAGAGTTCTCAAAGAAGATCTCATCAGAGAAAACCTTTATATTACGACTAAATTACCCCCCACTGCCAACGCCGATCAAATGCGTCAATGGATAGATGAATCTCTAGAAAAATTACAATTAGACTATCTAGACTGTTTAGCTATTCATGGCATTAATACTTGGGATCATCTTGATTATATCACTCAGCCGAAGGGATGCTGGCCAGCCTTACAAGAAGCCTTAAATAACGGAAAAGTTCATCATTTAGGATTTTCTACCCACGGCAGTTTAGATCTTATTTTAGCAGCCATTAAAACCGATTTATTTGAATTTGTTAACCTGCATTATTATTATTTTTTCCAACGTCATGAACCCGCTATTGCCTTAGCTTCAGAAAAAGACTTAGGCATCTTTATTATTTCCCCTGGAGACAAAGGCGGCAATTTATATACTCCCCCCGAAACCCTAAAAAACCTCTGTCAACCTTTTTCTCCCTTAGAATTAACCTATCGGGTTTTATTGTGCGATCGCCGTATTACCACCTTAAGTATGGGACCGGCTAACCCGCAAGAATTGACCGATCCCTTGTCTGTTGCTGATAACGACTCCCTCCTCACGATTGAAGAGAAACAGGCTTTAGAACGCCTAGAAACGCATTTAGAAAGCGTTTTAGGTAGCGATCGCTGTCATCAATGTTATCAATGTCTTCCTTGTCCTGAAAGTATCAATATTCCTGAAATTTTGCGCTTACGGAATTTAGCTATCGCGTATGATATGACCGAATTTGCTCAGTATCGCTATAGAATGTTCGAGAATGCGGGTCATTGGTTTCCAGGGAGAAAAGGAAACCATTGTACCGAATGCGGTGAGTGTCTCCCTCGCTGTCCGCAACAGTTAAAGATTCCTCAATTATTAAATGATACCCATCAACGTCTGAATGGTTCAACTCGTCGTCGTTTATGGGAATAA